A region of Candidatus Dependentiae bacterium DNA encodes the following proteins:
- the ndk gene encoding nucleoside-diphosphate kinase, which produces MEQTFAIIKPHAVAENNSGKIIDMIEAAGFKIVRLDKITMTKAQADDLYVEHKERSFYNGMVATMTSSPVIVMKLQKDGAVLAWRDLMGATNPASAQAGTVRALFGKSLDENAAHGSDSLTSAARELKIFFGGCC; this is translated from the coding sequence ATGGAACAAACATTTGCGATTATTAAGCCTCATGCGGTTGCAGAAAACAATAGCGGTAAAATCATTGATATGATTGAAGCGGCTGGTTTTAAAATTGTGCGTCTTGATAAAATTACAATGACTAAAGCGCAAGCTGATGACTTGTATGTTGAGCACAAAGAAAGATCTTTTTACAACGGTATGGTAGCAACAATGACATCATCTCCAGTGATTGTTATGAAACTACAAAAAGACGGCGCTGTTTTAGCATGGCGTGATTTGATGGGTGCAACAAACCCAGCAAGCGCACAGGCTGGCACAGTTCGTGCTTTGTTTGGCAAAAGCTTAGATGAAAATGCAGCTCACGGTTCAGACTCTTTAACGAGTGCTGCACGTGAACTGAAAATATTTTTTGGTGGTTGCTGTTAG
- a CDS encoding class I SAM-dependent methyltransferase yields MTSRSLFIMLSISTLPSIINTYNIGYNGNDANVSYETSWGKERFVKEDYIKYFPYYKKHIENITAMPLSLSEIQTLPHPYSTLKKVLPFNPFGMYFNAAFMHKLFEHNDIVNVVEIGSYFGVSTRHIGSLLPENGNLFAIDDWAYFAGMYEQFLSNIVSSGLENKITPIKQKSQDAVSTITKNIKYFDLIYIDGDHETEGVLMDMYLYFPLAGEHGIVCGDDWLLTTVREAVVEFAQENNLTVYGACNFWFLKKEGGFEIKSHLDGQDEIWNF; encoded by the coding sequence ATGACAAGTCGCAGCCTATTTATAATGCTATCAATATCTACACTTCCAAGCATAATCAATACATATAACATTGGATACAATGGAAATGACGCAAATGTCTCATATGAAACAAGCTGGGGTAAAGAGCGTTTCGTAAAAGAAGATTACATTAAATATTTTCCATACTACAAAAAACATATTGAAAACATCACAGCCATGCCGCTATCTTTATCAGAAATTCAAACGCTTCCACATCCATACTCAACACTAAAAAAAGTTCTTCCTTTCAATCCGTTTGGTATGTATTTTAATGCTGCGTTTATGCACAAACTTTTTGAGCACAATGACATCGTTAACGTCGTAGAAATTGGATCCTATTTTGGTGTTTCAACACGACACATTGGATCACTTCTTCCAGAAAATGGAAATCTATTTGCCATTGACGATTGGGCATATTTCGCAGGAATGTATGAACAGTTTTTAAGCAATATTGTTTCAAGCGGACTAGAAAATAAAATCACACCAATAAAACAAAAATCACAAGATGCAGTTTCAACGATCACAAAAAACATTAAGTATTTTGACTTAATTTATATCGATGGTGATCATGAAACAGAAGGCGTATTAATGGATATGTATTTGTATTTCCCTCTTGCTGGCGAGCACGGCATTGTTTGTGGAGACGACTGGCTACTGACAACTGTTAGAGAAGCTGTGGTAGAGTTTGCGCAAGAAAATAATCTAACGGTTTATGGTGCTTGCAACTTCTGGTTCTTGAAAAAAGAAGGCGGATTTGAAATCAAATCTCACCTAGATGGGCAGGACGAAATCTGGAATTTTTAG
- a CDS encoding AAA family ATPase, translating into MKIISVMNQKGGVGKTTTSVNLAAGLVRAGKQVLLIDADLQGNATSALGVVCKQKNDVECDLFALLTNQCNIQDALISREIKNKNKKMTLDLIPATIALSGFDQLVRAIPNKQLLLKQMLQDVDAYYDYVLIDCPPSLGLMTINALVASDEVLIPVQPEFFGLQGVSQLMDTIDSLQKSMNPQLAICGVVCTRFNRRNIHNEVLSCLQDKFEKGLFATKIHENIAVAEAPSFGKTIFEYNENCSGSYDYDLLSKEFINRDIKNMAMPVIKEKMLER; encoded by the coding sequence GTGAAAATTATTTCAGTAATGAATCAAAAGGGTGGCGTTGGAAAAACAACCACATCTGTAAATTTAGCAGCTGGCCTTGTGCGCGCTGGCAAGCAAGTTTTACTTATTGATGCAGATTTGCAGGGTAACGCAACATCGGCACTTGGTGTAGTTTGTAAGCAAAAAAATGATGTTGAGTGTGATCTGTTTGCGCTTTTAACAAACCAATGTAATATACAAGACGCGCTAATTTCTAGAGAAATAAAAAACAAAAATAAAAAAATGACTCTTGATCTTATCCCTGCAACTATTGCACTTTCTGGATTTGATCAGCTTGTTCGTGCTATTCCAAATAAACAGCTTCTTTTAAAACAAATGCTCCAAGATGTTGATGCGTATTATGATTATGTTTTAATCGATTGCCCGCCAAGCCTTGGCCTCATGACTATAAACGCTCTTGTGGCAAGTGATGAAGTTTTGATCCCTGTTCAGCCAGAATTTTTTGGGCTGCAAGGAGTTTCTCAGCTTATGGACACTATCGACAGCTTGCAAAAAAGTATGAATCCACAGCTTGCAATTTGTGGAGTAGTTTGCACTCGATTCAATCGTAGAAATATTCATAATGAAGTACTTTCGTGCTTGCAAGATAAGTTTGAAAAAGGTTTATTTGCTACTAAAATTCATGAAAACATTGCTGTTGCCGAAGCCCCAAGCTTTGGAAAAACTATCTTTGAATACAATGAAAACTGTTCAGGAAGCTATGACTATGATTTGCTGAGCAAAGAGTTTATTAATCGAGATATTAAAAATATGGCAATGCCTGTAATTAAAGAAAAAATGCTTGAAAGATAA
- the nusB gene encoding transcription antitermination factor NusB, giving the protein MENDKPAPIENPIPQPENACETLDQVIQSRRKVRSLVFHILYAVDALDYEVSASSVAEKLNSEYETDIPLNGDIVNTVVGITQHKQELDNTLIPFLENWKFERIGKCTLLVLRYAIWEILYTQTSHNIILNEAIELAKCFSEKDAYKFVNGILDKISKQYKSKHAVIEPEEPQPEDDEDDEADYE; this is encoded by the coding sequence ATGGAAAATGATAAGCCCGCACCTATAGAAAATCCTATACCTCAGCCAGAAAATGCTTGTGAAACACTTGATCAAGTTATTCAGTCTAGGCGCAAAGTTAGATCGCTCGTGTTTCATATTTTATATGCAGTTGATGCATTAGATTATGAAGTTTCGGCTAGTAGCGTTGCTGAAAAATTAAATAGCGAATACGAAACGGATATTCCATTAAATGGGGATATTGTAAATACCGTTGTTGGAATTACTCAGCACAAACAAGAGCTAGACAATACGCTTATTCCATTTTTAGAAAACTGGAAATTTGAACGTATCGGAAAATGCACTCTTCTTGTTTTGCGCTATGCAATTTGGGAAATTTTATATACGCAGACCTCGCACAACATTATTCTAAATGAAGCAATTGAGCTTGCAAAATGCTTTTCTGAAAAAGATGCTTATAAATTTGTAAATGGAATTCTAGATAAAATTTCTAAACAATACAAAAGTAAGCACGCTGTAATTGAACCTGAAGAGCCACAACCTGAAGATGATGAAGACGATGAAGCCGACTATGAATAA
- the efp gene encoding elongation factor P: MISTTDFKRGKRILFQNEPYMVIEFISVKPGKGGAYIKTKMKNMITGLIREETFRSGEKFEDPGLEYKDMQYLYNEDTIYHFMDLASYEQYAFNKNQIEEAMDFLKEQESYNIMYFQNKPIAVTPPMFMDLLVTDAPPGLKGNTAQGGATKPIVLETGVTILAPLFIKEGDILKVDTRTKEYIERINK, translated from the coding sequence ATGATTTCAACAACAGATTTCAAAAGAGGCAAAAGAATCCTCTTCCAAAATGAACCTTACATGGTTATCGAATTTATCTCGGTAAAACCAGGAAAAGGTGGAGCATACATCAAAACAAAAATGAAAAACATGATCACTGGATTAATTCGAGAAGAAACATTTAGATCTGGTGAAAAATTCGAAGATCCAGGACTAGAGTACAAAGATATGCAATATCTTTATAATGAAGATACAATCTATCATTTTATGGATCTTGCTTCTTACGAACAATACGCTTTTAATAAAAATCAAATTGAAGAAGCTATGGATTTCTTAAAAGAACAAGAATCTTACAACATCATGTATTTTCAAAATAAGCCAATTGCGGTTACCCCTCCAATGTTTATGGACCTGCTCGTAACAGATGCACCTCCTGGACTTAAAGGAAACACTGCTCAAGGTGGTGCAACAAAGCCAATCGTTTTAGAAACGGGAGTTACCATCCTTGCACCTTTGTTTATCAAAGAAGGCGACATTTTAAAAGTTGACACACGAACCAAAGAATATATTGAGCGGATTAATAAATAA